GCATCAGCCACGCGTACACCAGCACTTCGCGGCGGCGGCGCGCCTTGGTCACCGCCAGCACGATCGCCGCCGCGCACAGCGTGACCACGAAGGTGAGCAGCCGGTTGGAGAACTCGACCGCCTGATGAAGGGCGGGCACCTCCGACACCGCCACGGGGGTGAAGCTGCCGGGGAAGCACTGCGGCCAGGTGGGGCAGCCGAGCCCGGACGCCGTGACGCGCACGACCGCGCCGGTCACCGAGATCCCGGCTTGGGACAGGATGACCGCGAGCGCGATCAGGCGCTGCGCTCGCAGTGAGGGCAGCGGCAGCTTGTCGACGAGTCGCAAGAACGCGCGATACAGCACGTCGAAAATGGTAGCCGGGCCGGATCCGGCGACTTCACCCGGTCTACTACATTTCGTCGTTGTGCTTCAGTGGAAGCGGAACAGGCGGGTGGCCGCGACCCCCGACACCGCGCCCCATACCGCGAGTACGGCGATCCCGAACCAGTCGACGCCGGTGTGCATCGCGCTCTCCAGCGCTTCGGCCAGCGCCCCCGACGGCACCAGGCGGGCGAGCACGCTCACCACCGTGGGCAGGTCGTCGGCGGCGAACACGATGCTGGCGACGCCGAGCATGACGAACCACAGGATGTTCGCCAGCGCGAGCACCACCTCGGCCTTCAGGGTGCCGCCCAGCAGCAGGCCCATCGCCGCGAACGTGGCGGTGCCGAGCGCGATCACCGCCGCGCCCAGCAGCAGTCCGACGGGTTCCGGCCGCCAGCCCAGCGCGAAGCCGATCAGGCCGAGCAGGACGGCTTGCAGCACGACCACGATCAGCACGGCCGCGCTCTTGCCCGCGATGACGCCCCACCGCGGCAGCGCCGTCGCGCCGAGCCGCTTGAGCGCGCCGTAGCGCCGGTCGAAGCCGACCGCGATGGCCTGACCGGTGAAGGCGGTGGACATGACGGCCACCATCATCACCGCGGGCACGATCTTGTCCACCCGGTGCGTGCCGAGATCACCGAACGGCAGCAGGCTCAGGCCGACCAGCAGGGTGATCGGGATGAACATGGTCAGCAGCAGTTGTTCGCCGTTGCGCAGCAACAGGATCAGCTCGAGCCTGGTCTGCGCGAGCAGCATCGCGGCGCGGGTGCTCGGGCGCGGGCCGGGAGTGAAGGTGCCCGGCGCGAACCGGTTGGCGGTCCGGTCGTGCTCGCTCATCCGCGCAGGTCCCGTCCGGTCAGTTCGAGGAAGACGTCTTCGAGGCGGCGCTGGTCGATCCGGATGTCGGTGGCCAGCACGTTCATACGCGCGCACCACGCCGTGACGGTCGCGAGCACTTGCGGATTGATCTCGCCCTCCACCAGATACGTGCCCGGGGTGGTCTCCCGGGGTGCGAACCCCTCGGGCAGGGCGTTGGCCAGTAATTCCAGATTCAGTTTGGGCGGCGCGCAGAACCGCAGCTGCCCCGCCGCCCCGTGCGCGGTGACCTCGGCCGGGGTGCCGGAGGCGACGATGCGGCCGTGATCGATGATCACCAACTGGTCGGCGAGTTGCTCGGCCTCGTCCATCATGTGCGTGGTCAGCACGACGGTCACCCCGTCGCGGCGCAGGGCATCGATCAGCTCCCAGACGATCAACCTGGCCTGG
Above is a genomic segment from Nocardia sputorum containing:
- a CDS encoding ABC transporter permease, translated to MSEHDRTANRFAPGTFTPGPRPSTRAAMLLAQTRLELILLLRNGEQLLLTMFIPITLLVGLSLLPFGDLGTHRVDKIVPAVMMVAVMSTAFTGQAIAVGFDRRYGALKRLGATALPRWGVIAGKSAAVLIVVVLQAVLLGLIGFALGWRPEPVGLLLGAAVIALGTATFAAMGLLLGGTLKAEVVLALANILWFVMLGVASIVFAADDLPTVVSVLARLVPSGALAEALESAMHTGVDWFGIAVLAVWGAVSGVAATRLFRFH